Below is a window of Enterococcus gilvus ATCC BAA-350 DNA.
TCCAACGAAGCTATGGAAGCAAAAATCAAGCAGGGCGGTACAGCCTATGATATCGCGATTCCTAGCGAATACATGATCCAAAAAATGAAAAAAGAAAAATTATTGCTGCCTTTGGATCATTCCAAGATTCATGGGTTGGAAAATATCGATCCACGTTTCTTAGATTTGGATTTTGACAAAGATAATAAGTACTCGATTCCTTATTTCTGGGGAACCTTGGGGATCGTGTACAACGATAAATTTGTTTCTAGCGATAAAATCAAGCATTGGGATGATTTGTGGCGTCCGGAATTAAAAAATAATATCATGCTGATCGATGGTGCCCGGGAAGTGATGGGCTTGTCATTAACAAGCTTGGGCCATTCAATCAACAGCAAGGACATAACGCAATTGAATCAGGCAATCAAAAAATTGAGCGGATTGACCCCAAATGTGAAAGCAATCGTGGCGGATGAAATTAAGATGTATATGGCAAATGAAGAAAGTGCCGTCGCGGTGACTTTTTCAGGGGAAGCGGCAGACATGATGTCTGAGAACGAGCACCTGCACTATGTGATTCCGCCGGAGGGCTCGAATCTTTGGTTCGATAATATCGTGATTCCCAAAACGTCTAAAAACCAAGAAGGGGCCTACGACTTTATCAACTTCATGCTGAAGCCAGAAGCAGCGAAACAAAATGCGGAGTACATCGGCTATTCCACACCAAATAAAAAGGCGCTGGCGATGCTGCCAAAAAGCATTTCTGGGGATAAGCAATTTTACCCCGACGATGCGACCATCAGTCATTTGGAGGTTTATAAAGATCTAGGTCCGAAGTATTTAGGGATCTATAATGATCTGTATTTGGAATTTAAGATGTATCGTAAATAAAGAAAAAAATCAAAGCACGGAGATCATGGATGGATTTCTGATGCTTTGATTTTTTTGTGGGTAAAACGTTCGTAAAGCTTCCTGTGTGCTACTTATGTACCGGAGATTTTGCTCGAAAATTACTAGAATTTTCTTTTTTCAGCCCTTTCTCATTTGGTATACTGAATTTAACTGAAAAAAGGAAGGGCGATCACATGCAGGCAATGATTATTACGTTTTTCACTTTTTCACATGTATTAAATTTCGGAATCAGTTATTTTATTTTGGATGAGATCAAAAATAAAAAACGGATCAATTATTTGCTTGTTCCCTTGATCGTCCTATTTGGAGTAGTTATTGGCTATACCTTCACTTACCTAGACACGGTGGTGATGGTTCTCTTTTTCCTGATTCTGTCATTGAAAAATTCGGAGGAGAGAAATGTTGTCTTTTCACTGTTGATCGTATCCAGTGCGTGTCTGATAGAAATACTAGTCAGCAGAATTACCGAACCCTTGTTGCTTATTGTATTGGAAAAACAAAATGGTTTGTTCTTTTTGCTCTTTTTTGTACTCTATTATGCTCTTTTGATTCTTAGCAGTTCGTTTTATAAAAAGCATATAGTAACGTTCATCAGAAAAAAGAGAAAAATTAATTTGTCCGCGTATTTATTAACGACAGCATTGGTTGTTTATTTTTCCTACGGGACGATCTCGCTCTATGCCTCTACGGTGTTCTTAAAATTATTTGTAGCTGTCTTTTATCTTATTTTCGCGTTTCTCGGGGGCGTGATCATTCAATCCATCTCAAGTAATCAAGAGTTAAAGATCGAGGCGGAGAAAAGACAGGTGGAGTATGTGATTCACCAGCGCTACATAGAGGACTTAAAAAATCAGTATCAGGGAATTCGCGAGTTTCGTCACGATTACGTCAATCTGTTGACTGCGATCGAATACTATATTGAAAAAGAAGAGTTTGATGGGCTGAAAACATTTTTTAATTCCAGTGTCATAAAGACAAAAAGGTTTACAGGCAACGACATTCTCCATGCGGATGAATTGAACAAGATCGATTCTTTGGACATAAAAAGTATTTTGACCATGAAATTGCTTGCGGCTCAGGATAAAAAAATCGATGTACAAATAGAAGCGGATGACGGCATCAGGCTCAATCAGAAGGTGGATTCGGTCGTGCTGATCCGCATACTAGGCATCCTATTAGACAACGCAGTCGAAGAGGTAGAAAGGATTGAAGGCGGGAAAATAGTGATCGGTATCTTCTCGGTCAAAGGAGATACGATTTTTGTGATAGAGAATACGGCCCGTCAGCAGCTAGAACCGATGCACGTATTGAAACAAAAAGGCTTTTCGACCAAGGGCGAGGGAAGAGGACTGGGTCTTTCTAATCTTGATGAATTAACAGCCATGGAGCCGAATATTTTGCTGGAAACGATCATTTCTGAGCAACGCTTTACTCAGAAGGTGGTTGTGATTGGTGAGGAGGAAGAGCGGTGTTAGGGGTTTTTATTTGCGAAGACAATGAGGTTCAACGAAAACAAGTCACGTCTTTTATTAGAAAGTATCTGCTGATCGAAGAACTAGACATGGCGATCAAAGTAAGCACGGGTGATCCTGAAGAGATTTTGGATTATTTGGAGCAGCACCCGGATAGTCGAGGCATTTACTTTTTAGATGTCGACTTAAAATGTGAGATGAACGGTATTGAATTAGGCGCAAAAATCAGAGAAAAAGATTTACGTGGAAAAATTGTGTTTATTACCACCCATGATGAATTGTTGTCGCTGACATTCAAATACAAAGTCGAAGCGATGGATTATATTTTAAAAGAGGGAGACATCGCGAACGTCAGAGAACGAATTAAGGCAGCCTTAGACCAAGCGCAGCGACATTTTTTGGAGGAGTCTCAAAAAGCGGATGACTTTATTCAATTGAAGATCGGTAGTCAAATTCGAGTGTTTGATTTGCAGCAGGTGATGTTTTTTGAAACGGCGCCGACACCCCACAAGCTGATCCTGCATCTAGCCAACAGTACGCTGGAGTTTTATGGAAAAATCAATGACACCGCTGAATTATCCCCTTCACTGATCAAAATCCATAAATCATACGTGATCAATTTTAAAAATATCCAGCTGATCGATAAGAAAAAAAGAGAAGTCACGATGACCAATGGCGAGAAATGTTTGTTGTCTATTCGTCTGAGTAAAAAGCTGGAAGCAACGCTCAAGACGAAATAATGAGCGTTTAGGATGATTTTCGAACAAACCAGTGATTAACCTTTATAATGAGCAGTAATTGGAATGTCTGTTCAATGCTGTATGTCTCTAGCAGGTTACTAGAAGGGATAATGGTGATGAACGATAAACGGCATTCGAATCAAATGAATGAGGAGGGTGATTGACCATGAAGAAAAAAATGGCAGCAGGCGTTTTAGTAATGGTATTGGCAACAACGCCAGTAACCGCGCTGGGGGCTGAAAACGAGTACGGGGGTTTTGATAATCAAACAGGAGATATCGGGACCCGGGCAGTAACCATAAAACAATGGTTTACAAATGTTCCGCCCAAAACCTATCGTGGAAAGCAGCGAATCCAATATTATCGCCATATCGCCGGTGGCTATATCGGCGTTTATGTATGAGAAAAAGGCTGCTAATCGTTGCCTGTTGTTTAGGATTACTAGTGATTTTCTTCATGTTAAAGATCAAAATCCACATCAGAATCATCCTCGTTTTAGCAACGATGCTTTATTTATTAATCGACGGAACGCTGTAATCAACAGAAAAAGAAGCCGTCCTCCAAAGCTAAGAGTTATTCCAGCTTTGGAGGACGGCTTCTTTCGTTCTATTTTAGTAGGCTTCTAATTTTCTCAACACGCGAAAATGCAAAATGAGGTAGCTGATTTCGTCATTCGATAAATCGAAATCATACGTTTCAGTGACAAAGACACGGATCTGATTCGCAGCGTGAAATTCATGGGTATAGCGTTCACTTACGTAAAAATATAGGTCATTGTCAGATGCTTCGGCTTCCTGCTTCTCTTTTAGTATATGTAGCGCCAAAAACTTAAGGTGCCGCATCAATCGCGGGGCTTTCAAAAACAGGTCAGCTCTTGGTATTTGAACATGGAAAATAATTTGTGTAAGTAAGCTATGGATCAATTGGAGAAATTTTTCCTGTTCATGTTCGTTGATGTTCAGTTGATAATTTGCGGCTATGACCGCTTCGGTCAGAACGAAGGAATCGGTCGTTTTCAGAGGCTGCTGCAAATAGTCTTCTATTTCTTCGACGGCTTTTTTTGCAAAGGCGACCTCTGATTTAAATAAATTCTCCATAATCTCAATGGTTGAAATAGGAAAAATGTGCGGCATAGGAATCGATTCAGCCGCATTAAATAGAAAGTAAGACAGATTGTTGGCTAAATAAAAGTTGTCTGTGAGTGCGTAGTTTCTTTTTGCTAAGTCCGCTAATTGTCGGATGAACTGACGATCAGATGCGTTAGAACGCTGTGTGGATAATTGAGCATTTTTCATTGTAATGAACCTCCATATCTTCGTTACAGGGAAATGGTCTTTTTTTCAAAACCATAGGGTCAATTGAAGTTGTCTCTATGATAAACTGTCTAGTGAATAGACAGTCAAGAAATGTGCACAAAAAAAGGAGGGACCGTGATGCGCTCAACGAATTACTTAACTATCAGTGAATTTTCCAAGCTATCGGGTATTAAACGAAAGACCTTGATTTATTACGATCAGATCGGGCTTTTGCCACCAAAGCATGTCGGAGAAAAAGGCTATCGCTACTATGATTATCCGCAACTTTACACGGTCAATATGATCAATCTATTTCGAGAAATCAAAATGCCCTTGTCAGAAATCAAAGATCACCTGCAAAATAGTACCCCGGAACAAGCGGCCACGTTGCTTAAGCGTCAGCAAGAATTGATCCTTCAAAAGCAAAAGCATTATGAACAAATGTCTGGTATGGTCACGCGCCAATTGGCGTCATTAAAGGAATACGAACAAGCAGAACAGTTAAAATTCTCAGTGGTCCCTTTAGAGATGACCCCACTTTTTTTTAGTTCGAAAATCTATAAAATCCCTGAATTCCGCGCATCGATCTCGTTGAGTGAAGTCTATCAAGAGGGCTTTTCAGCCGGCTATCCGTTTATTTATCCTTCGGGGATCATGTTCAAAATTGAAAGCGATAAATTAAAGAACGATCCCTTTGAATCCATCGAGATCCAATATTATATTCGCGTTCCCGAAGCTGCTGAGAGCCGACCCGCAGGAGATTACTTGGTGTGCTACTATACCGGAGTCGTCTCCCACGATACGATCCTCAAAATGATGTTCGAGTATCTGGAGAAACAGGATCTAAAAATTCAAGGAAATGTTTACGTCGACATGATCCTAAATGGCCTCTCGGGGCATACATTCAATGATTTTCTTTTAAAATTAGTTGTTCGGGTGGCTCCTGTGTCTTAAATTTAGGTACCGATACGTGAAATTTCTATTTTTTTAGTTCGAAAGAGACAGCCGTATCTTTCGAACTTTTTTTGTTTGACGAGAAATAGAACGAAATTCAAAAAAAGTTTGACGTTATTATTTTCGAGAAATCACAACCACGAATCCTTTTTATGTTGCAAAACTTTTTATAAAAAAGAAAAAAATTGGGTAAGAAAAAAGTTATTTAATGGTGTATAATCTATTTTATGAAAGCGCAAGCAAAAACAAAGGGGAGTATGGGGATGGAAAAGAAACAGTTGAACAGACGCCAGATTTTTGGAATGAAGAAAGACTCTTTAGAAAAAAGAATTTCAGAATATTACACGAGCGAGCAAGACAGCGGATATATTATCGAATGTCTGGTTGCGATTTTAGTGAGAAATGCGCTAGTTGTTGCGGATTTTTCTCAAATTGCCTATTCGCTAGTCAGAGAACTGTTTCTTTCCGCTGAGCCGAATCAAACAATGCAAGAATATTATGCCTTTTTTGAAAGCTATTTTGTTGAAGAAGAGCGTAATGCCATCATTACTCGACTTTATAAAAGCAAAAATAATTATTATAAAAATTTCAAGACAGCCCGTCGTCATAGCAATCTGGTGAATCAGCCGACGCTCACGAAAGAGCAACCAGATGAACGGGAAGTGGTGCTTAAAACGATCTTTGAAGATGCGAATGGGAAAGCAGTTAAATGGGTACTGAGAGATGTCGATCCCTCGAAGGATAAAAAAGAATTCGAACCGATTTTGAAAATTTTGACGACATTATCGATTTTTCAAAAGGATGGAGTCCGTCAATTTGTGTCTTTAGTGGATTCAAAACGAGTGAAAAGTGAAATTGAGATCCTCGTTGAGAAAAAAACTTCGCCGAAAAAGGGTAAGAAAATCGCAGCCAAAAAGAAAACAACGTCTACCTCAACGCAGAAGAACACCCGTCCAAAGGCTGGAAACAGCTCCTCACTTGAAAAAAACAGCCAAAAATCACAAAACGAATCCCCTCAAGCTGTCGCTCCAAATAAAGTAAACGAGGAAAAAACCGCGAAAAGAGCGAAAGCCACGATTCCAGAAGCCACGCAGTCAACGGATGTTTATTTAGCGCCTGATGATCCGACTTCCGCAAATTCGAAAGAGCAGGAAAAGGATGCACAAAAACAAGTGGCTCCTTCTCGACCATCCGCCCCACTTCAG
It encodes the following:
- a CDS encoding MerR family transcriptional regulator, encoding MRSTNYLTISEFSKLSGIKRKTLIYYDQIGLLPPKHVGEKGYRYYDYPQLYTVNMINLFREIKMPLSEIKDHLQNSTPEQAATLLKRQQELILQKQKHYEQMSGMVTRQLASLKEYEQAEQLKFSVVPLEMTPLFFSSKIYKIPEFRASISLSEVYQEGFSAGYPFIYPSGIMFKIESDKLKNDPFESIEIQYYIRVPEAAESRPAGDYLVCYYTGVVSHDTILKMMFEYLEKQDLKIQGNVYVDMILNGLSGHTFNDFLLKLVVRVAPVS
- a CDS encoding PRD domain-containing protein, whose product is MKNAQLSTQRSNASDRQFIRQLADLAKRNYALTDNFYLANNLSYFLFNAAESIPMPHIFPISTIEIMENLFKSEVAFAKKAVEEIEDYLQQPLKTTDSFVLTEAVIAANYQLNINEHEQEKFLQLIHSLLTQIIFHVQIPRADLFLKAPRLMRHLKFLALHILKEKQEAEASDNDLYFYVSERYTHEFHAANQIRVFVTETYDFDLSNDEISYLILHFRVLRKLEAY
- a CDS encoding GHKL domain-containing protein yields the protein MQAMIITFFTFSHVLNFGISYFILDEIKNKKRINYLLVPLIVLFGVVIGYTFTYLDTVVMVLFFLILSLKNSEERNVVFSLLIVSSACLIEILVSRITEPLLLIVLEKQNGLFFLLFFVLYYALLILSSSFYKKHIVTFIRKKRKINLSAYLLTTALVVYFSYGTISLYASTVFLKLFVAVFYLIFAFLGGVIIQSISSNQELKIEAEKRQVEYVIHQRYIEDLKNQYQGIREFRHDYVNLLTAIEYYIEKEEFDGLKTFFNSSVIKTKRFTGNDILHADELNKIDSLDIKSILTMKLLAAQDKKIDVQIEADDGIRLNQKVDSVVLIRILGILLDNAVEEVERIEGGKIVIGIFSVKGDTIFVIENTARQQLEPMHVLKQKGFSTKGEGRGLGLSNLDELTAMEPNILLETIISEQRFTQKVVVIGEEEERC
- a CDS encoding ABC transporter substrate-binding protein, producing the protein MRKLHSLFIGVIAIILLLTFMVVRLNHSSNASSKVLNIYNWGDYIDPDLIKQFEKEYGYKVNYETFDSNEAMEAKIKQGGTAYDIAIPSEYMIQKMKKEKLLLPLDHSKIHGLENIDPRFLDLDFDKDNKYSIPYFWGTLGIVYNDKFVSSDKIKHWDDLWRPELKNNIMLIDGAREVMGLSLTSLGHSINSKDITQLNQAIKKLSGLTPNVKAIVADEIKMYMANEESAVAVTFSGEAADMMSENEHLHYVIPPEGSNLWFDNIVIPKTSKNQEGAYDFINFMLKPEAAKQNAEYIGYSTPNKKALAMLPKSISGDKQFYPDDATISHLEVYKDLGPKYLGIYNDLYLEFKMYRK
- a CDS encoding LytR/AlgR family response regulator transcription factor, with product MLGVFICEDNEVQRKQVTSFIRKYLLIEELDMAIKVSTGDPEEILDYLEQHPDSRGIYFLDVDLKCEMNGIELGAKIREKDLRGKIVFITTHDELLSLTFKYKVEAMDYILKEGDIANVRERIKAALDQAQRHFLEESQKADDFIQLKIGSQIRVFDLQQVMFFETAPTPHKLILHLANSTLEFYGKINDTAELSPSLIKIHKSYVINFKNIQLIDKKKREVTMTNGEKCLLSIRLSKKLEATLKTK